A part of Rhopalosiphum maidis isolate BTI-1 chromosome 3, ASM367621v3, whole genome shotgun sequence genomic DNA contains:
- the LOC113559893 gene encoding TATA box-binding protein-like protein 1 encodes MTPVIKLKNKNNLNVSPLNLNANMIYFNNNLRGQEEKPLKPIQDCLNVDDQLWININNVSASFNVKLHLNLRHLALHGHNVEYKREKAKLIMKLRKPSTTANIWSSGKIVCIGSASEYDSKIASKRIARIIQRLGYAEAKFSGFKIINVLGTCSFPFYIRIIQFSEKYKSNSQYEPELHPGVTYRIKEFKATLKIYSTGSITVNAPSEAIVKLAIEHIYPLVLPFGRNKILDDKCLVKVTEENKYREQNTRVLESTGHLPILYHSPVGELIKNWQLNSLVPKVDKNNDILLNYTA; translated from the exons ATGACAcctgttattaaactaaaaaacaaaaataatttaaatgtatctccattaaatctaaatgcaaacatgatttattttaataataatcttcgTGGTCAAGAAGAAAAGCCTTTAAAACCTATACAAGATTGTTTAAATGTCGACGATCAACTATggatcaatataaataacgtaTCAGCTAGTTTTAATgtgaaattacatttaaatctcAGGCATTTAGCATTGCATGGTCATAATGTGGAGTATAAACGTGAAAAAgcg aaactTATAATGAAGTTACGTAAGCCAAGTACTACAGCAAATATATGGTCGAGTGGGAAAATAGTTTGTATAGGTTCAGCATCTGAATATGATTCGAAAATAGCTTCAAAACGTATTGCTAGGATTATTCAAAGATTGGGATATGCTGAAGCAAAATTTAGTGgtttcaaaattatcaatGTTCTCGGCACATGTAGCTTTCCATTTTATATcagaattatacaattttccgaaaaatacaaatcaaattCTCA gtaTGAACCTGAATTACACCCCGGCGTCACTTACAgaattaaagaatttaaagctacattaaaaatatactctaCTGGTAGCATAACTGTAAATG CTCCGAGTGAAGCAATAGTGAAACTTGCCATTGAACACATATATCCTTTAGTATTACCATTTGGGCGAAATAAGATATTAGACGATAAGTGTCTTGTAAAAGTGACCGAAGAAAACAAATACCGCGAACAAAATACTAGAGTATTGGAATCTACTGGTCATTTgccaatattatatcatagccCCGTtggagaattaattaaaaattggcaACTAAACAGTTTGGTACCTAAAGtagacaaaaataatgatattttattaaattatactgcgtaa